In one Saccharibacillus brassicae genomic region, the following are encoded:
- a CDS encoding DUF3397 domain-containing protein gives MLETVSGFLITLCVLPFLPFMLVYAAGLLRRESKPRSFRQAMDVTTPFLLVAAAALYNYLFASSFGFYLFMLILLLLAGLLGSAQNRKRGRIEPMRLLRGVWRLSFLLLAFCYVLLGVSGFIVHIVNS, from the coding sequence ATGCTCGAAACGGTCTCTGGCTTTTTGATTACGCTGTGCGTGCTGCCTTTTTTGCCGTTCATGCTCGTGTACGCCGCAGGTTTGCTGCGCAGGGAATCGAAGCCGCGCTCGTTTCGGCAGGCGATGGACGTCACGACGCCGTTTCTGCTGGTTGCCGCGGCCGCGCTGTACAATTACCTTTTCGCGTCCTCGTTCGGATTTTATCTGTTTATGCTTATTTTGCTGCTGCTTGCCGGACTGCTCGGCAGCGCCCAGAACCGCAAGCGCGGCCGGATCGAGCCGATGCGCCTGCTGCGCGGCGTATGGCGATTGAGCTTCCTCTTGTTGGCTTTTTGCTACGTTTTGCTCGGAGTGAGCGGTTTTATCGTGCATATCGTGAATAGCTGA